The following coding sequences lie in one Desulfatiglans anilini DSM 4660 genomic window:
- a CDS encoding CoA pyrophosphatase, whose product MMRASGKGLVTRRCIEERLEAANRRGRLFPGGLTKDLTTSAVLFTLGPAPSGAFRGDPSLILNKRSQRVRQPGDLCFPGGRTAPRLDCWLSKVLQLPFSPLTRWPGWPVWRRERPREARRLALLLATGLRESFEEMRLNPFGVSFLGPLPSHSLEIFQRVIYPMVAWVGWQKRFQPNWEVEKVVCIPLRHLLQSSRYASYRVEMQGLEAARPGKLVEDFPCFVHQDGGQRELLWGATYRIVMLFLKVVFDYSPPPERVLPVIHGVLKGSYFTALPSQG is encoded by the coding sequence ATGATGAGGGCGTCCGGAAAGGGGTTGGTCACGCGGCGGTGCATCGAAGAGCGGCTCGAGGCGGCGAATCGAAGGGGGCGGCTTTTTCCTGGAGGGCTCACCAAAGACCTCACCACGTCCGCTGTGCTGTTCACATTGGGGCCGGCCCCGTCCGGGGCCTTCCGAGGCGATCCCAGCCTCATCCTGAACAAACGGTCACAGCGGGTCAGACAGCCCGGGGACCTTTGCTTCCCCGGCGGAAGGACTGCTCCGCGCCTGGACTGCTGGCTTTCGAAGGTGCTGCAGCTGCCGTTCTCACCCCTCACGCGCTGGCCTGGCTGGCCGGTCTGGCGCCGGGAGCGGCCGCGCGAGGCGCGCCGCCTCGCACTGCTTTTGGCCACGGGCCTGAGGGAAAGCTTCGAAGAAATGCGCCTGAACCCGTTTGGGGTGTCATTTTTGGGCCCGCTGCCTTCGCACTCGCTCGAGATCTTTCAGCGGGTCATATACCCGATGGTCGCGTGGGTCGGTTGGCAGAAGCGCTTCCAGCCCAATTGGGAGGTGGAAAAGGTGGTGTGCATTCCCCTTCGACACCTGCTCCAAAGCAGCCGCTACGCTTCTTACCGTGTCGAGATGCAGGGGCTCGAGGCCGCCCGGCCCGGAAAGCTCGTGGAGGATTTTCCCTGCTTCGTTCATCAGGACGGCGGGCAAAGGGAGCTTCTCTGGGGTGCAACCTATCGCATCGTCATGCTTTTTCTCAAGGTGGTGTTCGATTATTCTCCGCCCCCAGAGCGGGTTCTCCCGGTCATCCACGGTGTATTGAAAGGTTCGTACTTTACGGCCCTGCCTTCGCAGGGGTAG
- a CDS encoding SLC13 family permease — MTEDKKKPSGYDKFINWKLFSLPLGLLLIMLIIPTPKSMLDVGVEYAFGPKYVEELFAGELFNQKPADLEQWQIQMVRMMETNLQKSSFSQKSFLSRTEKWCRENGVSTTKTHFDQVMQFASQISPEAFRALMDRGYKLRTEELTFDRLDEKDQAQALKAGFHVKAAVGIVLFVVLCFVTEAMPLPMVSLSIGVIALMTGIVTRKNVASLYWSDATWFIMGSLMFAAAFVKTGVDKRIAMMMFGKLKNPDIKWVTLIIVVIIAPLTMFMSDHALAAMFLPIGIMLYTTSTSATGKDDPELAKMLMITIAMACNLGGSLAPSGAARNIIMMNYAEDMFGLSIGFGQWCIYCVPFLVFLMPVCWVVLNWRFKPAVTNLGAAFAVVKEETARVGGGKWTREQIIALVIFLAMLFSWITEKNLLLQWTGIDFGIGVLAVMGAIAYILSGVVNWRDFQTKVDWGVVWLYAGAIIFGRVLVETGGAYWIARTLLQVTEPLGVTHGIGLLLTGNVITALITQIMADGPACAAVGPVTLAMAGIVHPGTAMIPFMAMGTAIASSFAYCLVIGTPPNAIVYASGYLEAKDFLRVGVILWITNMIGLALMGVTYWAWMGWPGLKPF; from the coding sequence ATGACGGAAGATAAAAAGAAGCCTTCGGGCTACGATAAATTCATCAATTGGAAACTGTTCAGTTTGCCTTTGGGGCTGCTGTTGATCATGTTGATCATTCCAACCCCGAAGAGCATGCTGGACGTCGGCGTCGAGTACGCGTTCGGGCCTAAGTATGTGGAGGAGCTGTTCGCCGGGGAGCTTTTCAACCAGAAGCCGGCCGACCTCGAGCAGTGGCAGATCCAGATGGTCCGGATGATGGAGACGAATCTGCAGAAGTCGTCCTTCAGCCAAAAGTCCTTTCTCAGTCGGACAGAGAAGTGGTGCAGAGAGAACGGGGTCTCCACCACGAAGACCCATTTCGATCAGGTCATGCAATTCGCCTCCCAGATAAGCCCGGAGGCGTTCCGCGCCCTTATGGATCGCGGCTACAAGCTGAGGACCGAGGAGTTGACCTTCGATCGGCTCGATGAGAAGGACCAGGCGCAGGCCTTGAAGGCCGGCTTTCACGTGAAAGCCGCGGTGGGGATCGTCCTCTTCGTGGTCTTGTGCTTCGTGACCGAGGCCATGCCGCTCCCCATGGTGTCGCTTTCGATCGGTGTGATCGCCCTCATGACGGGCATCGTCACGCGCAAGAACGTCGCCTCGCTCTACTGGTCGGACGCGACCTGGTTCATCATGGGGAGCCTCATGTTCGCGGCCGCGTTCGTCAAGACCGGTGTGGACAAACGCATCGCCATGATGATGTTCGGCAAGCTCAAAAACCCGGACATCAAGTGGGTGACGCTCATCATCGTGGTGATCATCGCGCCGCTGACCATGTTCATGTCCGACCACGCCCTGGCGGCGATGTTCCTCCCGATCGGCATCATGCTTTATACGACCTCGACGTCCGCGACCGGGAAGGACGACCCGGAGCTTGCCAAAATGCTCATGATCACCATTGCCATGGCCTGCAACCTCGGAGGCTCCCTCGCCCCCTCGGGCGCCGCGCGCAACATCATCATGATGAACTATGCCGAGGACATGTTCGGCCTCTCCATCGGTTTTGGGCAATGGTGCATCTACTGCGTCCCGTTTCTGGTCTTTCTCATGCCCGTCTGCTGGGTGGTGCTGAACTGGCGCTTCAAGCCCGCCGTGACCAACCTGGGCGCGGCCTTTGCGGTCGTCAAGGAGGAGACGGCGAGGGTGGGGGGCGGGAAATGGACGCGTGAGCAGATCATCGCCCTCGTGATCTTTCTTGCCATGCTTTTCTCCTGGATCACGGAGAAAAACCTTCTGCTCCAGTGGACCGGCATCGACTTCGGGATCGGCGTCCTGGCCGTCATGGGCGCGATCGCCTACATCCTGTCGGGGGTAGTCAACTGGCGCGACTTTCAGACCAAGGTCGACTGGGGGGTTGTCTGGCTGTATGCCGGCGCCATCATCTTCGGGCGTGTGCTCGTGGAGACCGGCGGCGCCTACTGGATCGCCCGCACACTGCTGCAGGTGACCGAGCCGCTGGGGGTCACGCACGGGATCGGTCTGCTCCTGACCGGGAATGTCATCACCGCCCTGATCACCCAGATCATGGCCGATGGCCCGGCCTGCGCCGCCGTAGGTCCGGTGACCCTGGCCATGGCCGGCATCGTGCACCCGGGCACCGCCATGATCCCCTTCATGGCGATGGGGACCGCCATCGCCTCGTCCTTCGCCTATTGTCTGGTGATCGGCACGCCGCCCAACGCGATCGTCTATGCCAGCGGGTATCTGGAGGCCAAGGACTTTTTGAGGGTGGGCGTCATCCTGTGGATCACCAACATGATCGGCCTGGCCCTGATGGGCGTTACCTATTGGGCGTGGATGGGATGGCCGGGGTTGAAACCGTTCTGA
- a CDS encoding TIGR04076 family protein translates to MAESPASIQPLQAEVLSVKGHCSAGHRQGDRFSIGCYDSGGLCGFFYHDIFPTLSVMQFGGRYPWASGDEMVVECPDRENAVTLRIVRG, encoded by the coding sequence ATGGCGGAAAGTCCGGCTTCGATCCAGCCTCTCCAGGCGGAGGTCCTCTCCGTCAAGGGGCATTGCAGTGCGGGGCACAGGCAGGGAGACCGTTTTTCGATAGGCTGCTATGACAGCGGCGGCTTGTGCGGCTTTTTCTACCACGATATCTTCCCTACCTTGAGTGTCATGCAGTTCGGGGGTCGTTATCCCTGGGCATCGGGGGATGAAATGGTGGTGGAATGCCCCGACAGGGAAAACGCCGTGACCTTGCGGATTGTTCGAGGGTGA
- a CDS encoding acetyl-CoA hydrolase/transferase family protein, translating to MVREWYEKKRVTPERAVAEIADGSTIVHGMVCGEPPALLGALAARLRAGDLKKVRIFSLLPGKHASATYLAPDLSDCVDSFTWFVSPADRNLVRVGLNYFVPNEFHQVPRFIREFMDVDVTLTTVSPMDKNGFFTFGAVNDYISTAARACRKLIVEVNPLMPRVFGDSLLHISEVDALIEHEAPMLESRPAEAKPEAAVIGRLVAAEVPDGATIQVGFGGIPNAVCEYLLDRKDLGIHSELFCPGLAELIKKGVATGRKKTFHPRKHLFTNVLGDRELYDFVHDNPSCESYPVSYINHPANIARQDQLISINATIEVDLLGQCNSESLDGAQYSGTGGQLDFVRGAFDSKGGKSIIAFYSTARDGKVSRIVPQLRAGAVVTVPRTATHYLATEYGIVNLKGKSTRDRALAIISLAHPKFRDDLLREAENQYLI from the coding sequence ATGGTTCGTGAATGGTATGAAAAAAAGCGGGTTACACCGGAGCGAGCAGTGGCGGAGATCGCCGACGGGAGCACCATCGTCCACGGCATGGTCTGCGGGGAGCCGCCGGCCCTGCTCGGGGCGCTGGCCGCACGCCTGCGGGCGGGCGATCTCAAAAAGGTCCGGATCTTCAGCCTGCTTCCCGGAAAGCACGCCTCGGCCACGTATCTGGCGCCGGATTTGAGCGACTGCGTCGATTCTTTCACCTGGTTCGTATCGCCGGCTGACCGGAACCTCGTGCGCGTCGGGTTGAATTATTTCGTTCCCAACGAGTTTCACCAGGTGCCAAGGTTTATCCGGGAGTTCATGGATGTCGACGTGACTCTGACGACCGTTTCCCCGATGGACAAGAACGGCTTTTTCACCTTCGGGGCCGTGAACGACTACATCAGCACCGCCGCTCGCGCCTGCAGGAAGCTGATTGTCGAGGTGAACCCGCTCATGCCGCGGGTCTTCGGCGACTCGCTCCTGCACATTTCGGAGGTGGACGCCCTGATCGAACACGAGGCCCCTATGCTGGAATCGCGGCCCGCCGAGGCGAAGCCGGAGGCCGCTGTCATCGGGCGGCTAGTGGCTGCCGAGGTGCCGGACGGGGCGACGATTCAGGTGGGCTTCGGGGGGATCCCGAACGCGGTCTGCGAGTACCTGCTCGATCGAAAGGATCTGGGGATCCACAGCGAACTGTTCTGCCCCGGGCTGGCCGAACTCATCAAGAAGGGGGTGGCCACCGGTCGGAAAAAGACCTTTCATCCGCGAAAGCATCTTTTCACGAACGTCCTCGGGGACCGGGAGCTTTATGACTTCGTCCATGACAATCCGAGCTGCGAAAGCTATCCGGTCTCCTACATCAACCATCCAGCCAACATCGCACGGCAGGACCAACTCATCTCCATCAATGCCACTATCGAGGTGGATCTGCTGGGGCAATGCAACTCGGAGAGCCTCGATGGGGCGCAGTATTCCGGGACAGGCGGGCAGCTCGATTTCGTGCGCGGCGCCTTCGATTCGAAAGGGGGAAAATCCATCATCGCCTTCTATTCGACGGCACGCGACGGAAAGGTCTCGCGGATCGTGCCCCAATTGCGGGCCGGCGCCGTCGTGACGGTCCCGCGGACAGCCACCCACTACCTAGCCACGGAATACGGCATCGTGAACCTGAAGGGAAAGTCCACCCGCGACAGGGCCCTTGCGATCATCAGCCTCGCGCACCCGAAATTCCGGGACGATCTCCTGCGGGAAGCGGAAAACCAGTATCTTATCTAG
- a CDS encoding transporter substrate-binding domain-containing protein — MRGFKVVVVMLCVMVSGACAQFNQGTAAVPVVASHLDRIAARGELVVGMSGNQPPLNFISKSGELMGLEVDLAKQMADAMGVNLRTQSMAFADLLPALESGRVDLVLSGMTITPARNMKSMFVGPYFLSGKAILTREQTLADIRNPSEMNRPNLKIVALRGSTSQALVEDEIPDAKLSLAQDYDEAIQQLIRNEADIFIADYPICIISVFRYPDEGLISLITPMTFEPLGIGLPAGDPLYANWVENFLMLLDGSGELEELTNHWFGESSWLEDLP; from the coding sequence ATGAGGGGATTCAAAGTTGTCGTGGTGATGTTGTGCGTTATGGTGTCGGGTGCCTGCGCGCAGTTCAATCAGGGAACGGCCGCTGTTCCGGTGGTGGCGTCGCATCTGGACCGGATCGCCGCACGCGGGGAACTGGTGGTGGGGATGTCCGGGAACCAGCCCCCGTTGAATTTCATCAGCAAGAGCGGTGAGTTGATGGGGCTCGAAGTGGATCTTGCGAAGCAGATGGCGGACGCCATGGGTGTCAATCTGCGCACCCAGAGCATGGCGTTTGCGGATCTGCTCCCTGCGCTCGAATCCGGCAGGGTGGATCTGGTGCTCTCCGGTATGACCATCACTCCGGCGCGCAACATGAAGAGCATGTTCGTCGGGCCTTACTTCCTTTCGGGAAAGGCGATCCTCACCCGGGAGCAGACCTTGGCCGACATCAGGAATCCGTCCGAAATGAACCGTCCGAATTTGAAAATCGTTGCTTTGAGGGGCTCTACGAGCCAGGCGCTCGTCGAGGATGAGATCCCCGATGCGAAGCTCTCGCTCGCCCAGGATTACGACGAGGCGATCCAACAGCTCATCAGGAACGAAGCCGACATCTTCATCGCCGATTATCCGATCTGCATCATCTCGGTCTTCCGCTATCCCGACGAAGGGCTCATCTCGCTGATCACGCCGATGACCTTCGAACCTTTGGGGATCGGACTTCCGGCCGGCGATCCGCTTTATGCGAACTGGGTGGAAAATTTTCTGATGCTGCTGGACGGGAGCGGTGAATTGGAGGAACTCACGAACCATTGGTTCGGAGAGTCGTCCTGGCTGGAAGACCTTCCCTGA
- a CDS encoding transcriptional regulator, producing the protein MQRDEDAGRGAEEVPETIRQRMIDLLCAGEMTAIEISQELHIAEKEVYAHLPHVARSVGRLGKRLVIRAFRCLKCGYVFKDRQRFTRPGRCPRCKGTHLERPLYVVE; encoded by the coding sequence ATGCAACGGGATGAAGACGCAGGGCGCGGTGCAGAAGAGGTTCCGGAGACTATCCGGCAGAGGATGATCGACCTTCTCTGCGCGGGCGAAATGACTGCGATCGAGATTTCGCAGGAGCTTCACATCGCCGAAAAGGAGGTCTACGCCCACCTGCCGCATGTCGCCAGAAGCGTGGGACGCCTGGGAAAGAGACTCGTCATTCGGGCGTTCCGGTGCCTCAAGTGCGGGTATGTGTTCAAGGACAGACAGCGTTTTACACGCCCCGGCCGCTGCCCCCGCTGCAAGGGGACGCATCTCGAAAGACCCCTCTATGTTGTCGAGTGA
- a CDS encoding response regulator — MNRAIKVLMVDDEDQFRATTKKLLTRKGFETILAASGEEAIEQLQQNPDVVVLDIKMPGMDGHAALKEIRKRAPNLPVIMLTGHGALPSAKEARKEGAFDYLTKPCDIDVLAAKIGDAVRSVEKGGPPAEKTVKDIMVPFENYTTVTTEQSVGEAVEALRKSYGASLSTSRIMETGHRSVLVLDRGGEVQGVLTIKDLLEAIMPAYLSAPKPSTADSIQYSPMFWKGMFTIEVKKLVKKRVQEVMSRRPSTIDAEANLMEASYAMAGMGERRLLVMDGKKAVGVVREQDLFFEMERIQRS, encoded by the coding sequence ATGAATCGTGCAATCAAGGTTCTGATGGTGGACGACGAGGATCAGTTCCGCGCCACCACGAAAAAACTGCTGACCCGCAAAGGCTTCGAAACGATCCTGGCCGCATCCGGCGAGGAGGCGATCGAACAGCTGCAGCAAAATCCGGACGTGGTCGTCCTCGATATCAAGATGCCCGGCATGGACGGTCATGCCGCCCTGAAGGAGATCCGGAAGCGCGCCCCCAACCTGCCGGTGATCATGCTGACGGGGCACGGGGCGCTCCCCTCGGCGAAGGAGGCCCGGAAGGAGGGCGCGTTCGACTACCTGACCAAGCCCTGCGACATCGACGTCTTGGCGGCCAAGATCGGGGATGCCGTCCGGTCGGTCGAAAAGGGCGGCCCGCCGGCGGAAAAGACGGTCAAAGACATCATGGTGCCCTTCGAGAACTACACAACGGTGACGACCGAGCAGAGCGTCGGGGAGGCCGTCGAGGCCCTTCGAAAGAGCTACGGCGCCAGCCTGTCCACAAGCCGCATCATGGAGACGGGGCACCGTTCCGTCCTGGTCCTGGACCGGGGGGGCGAGGTTCAGGGGGTCCTCACGATCAAGGATCTTCTGGAGGCGATCATGCCGGCTTATCTGAGTGCGCCGAAGCCTTCGACGGCGGACAGCATTCAGTACTCGCCGATGTTTTGGAAGGGGATGTTCACGATCGAGGTCAAAAAGCTCGTCAAGAAGCGGGTTCAGGAGGTCATGTCCCGGAGGCCCTCGACCATCGATGCGGAGGCGAACCTCATGGAGGCGTCCTACGCGATGGCGGGCATGGGCGAGCGGCGGCTCCTCGTGATGGACGGGAAAAAGGCGGTGGGCGTCGTCCGGGAACAAGACCTGTTCTTCGAGATGGAGCGGATTCAGCGCTCTTGA